From Erwinia sp. HDF1-3R, one genomic window encodes:
- a CDS encoding type 1 glutamine amidotransferase domain-containing protein has protein sequence MKVLMVLTSHDRLGDTGKKTGFWLEEFAAPWYVFRDAGINVVLASPAGGHPPLDPKSDEPDAQTLDTERFRQDLVAQQALANTQMLANIESSTFDAVFYPGGHGPLWDLAEDRKSIELIENFYANGKPVGAVCHAPGVLRHVKKPDGTPLVAGKRVTGFTNSEEKAVGLTNVVPFLVEDVLKALGADYEKTDDWGVFTLTDGHLVTGQNPASSAAAAEELLKLLHK, from the coding sequence ATGAAAGTATTAATGGTGCTGACTTCGCATGACAGGCTGGGTGATACCGGTAAAAAAACGGGCTTCTGGCTGGAAGAGTTCGCCGCGCCCTGGTATGTCTTCCGTGATGCGGGGATAAACGTGGTGCTGGCCTCACCTGCCGGGGGACATCCCCCGCTCGATCCAAAAAGCGACGAGCCAGACGCCCAGACCCTGGACACCGAACGCTTTCGCCAGGATCTCGTGGCTCAGCAGGCGCTGGCCAACACGCAGATGCTGGCCAATATCGAAAGCAGCACGTTCGATGCGGTGTTCTACCCCGGTGGACACGGTCCCCTGTGGGATCTGGCAGAGGATCGTAAAAGCATTGAGCTGATAGAGAACTTTTATGCCAACGGCAAGCCGGTAGGTGCCGTTTGTCACGCGCCGGGCGTACTGCGCCACGTTAAAAAACCTGACGGTACCCCGCTGGTCGCCGGTAAACGGGTCACCGGCTTTACTAACAGCGAGGAAAAAGCCGTCGGCCTGACAAATGTGGTACCTTTTCTGGTCGAGGATGTGCTGAAAGCGCTGGGCGCGGACTATGAAAAAACCGATGACTGGGGCGTGTTCACCCTGACGGATGGGCATCTGGTGACCGGTCAGAATCCCGCGTCATCGGCCGCCGCCGCCGAAGAGCTATTAAAACTGCTTCACAAATAA
- a CDS encoding kinase inhibitor, with product MKLTSQDFNNGDKLPLRHVFNGMGYQGDNLSPHLAWDEVPEGTKSFVITCFDPDAPTGSGWWHWGVANLSADTHTLPQGAGSGVAALPAGAVQTRTDFGSQGYGGAAPPKGESHRYIFTVYALDVDNLEVDEHASGAMLGFNVHFHKLGSASLTALYA from the coding sequence ATGAAACTGACCAGTCAGGATTTCAACAATGGCGATAAATTGCCCCTCCGCCATGTGTTTAACGGCATGGGCTACCAGGGAGATAACCTCTCCCCACATTTAGCCTGGGACGAGGTGCCGGAAGGCACCAAAAGCTTTGTCATTACCTGCTTTGACCCCGATGCGCCTACCGGTTCAGGCTGGTGGCACTGGGGAGTGGCGAATCTTTCCGCCGATACCCACACGCTGCCGCAGGGAGCCGGTTCAGGCGTTGCTGCGCTTCCCGCCGGTGCGGTGCAAACCCGTACGGATTTCGGCAGCCAGGGCTACGGCGGCGCCGCGCCGCCAAAAGGCGAGAGCCACCGCTATATTTTCACCGTCTATGCGCTGGACGTGGATAACCTCGAGGTGGATGAACATGCCAGCGGCGCGATGCTCGGCTTCAACGTCCATTTCCACAAGCTGGGCAGCGCCTCGCTAACCGCGCTTTACGCGTAA
- the pgl gene encoding 6-phosphogluconolactonase has translation MQQIVYTASPESHQIHAWQLDSEGALTLLQVVDAPGQVQPMVVSPDKQFLYVGVRPGFRIVAYRIDAGGKLTEAGQAPLPGSPTHISTDKAGRFIFVGSYNDACVSVSPIGADGLPGEPLQVIKGLEGCHSANIDLSNKTLFVPALKQDRICLFDLQSSGELQPHRQAQVTTVEGAGPRHMVFHPNQQYAYCVNELDSTVDVWQLANAHGTVERVQSLDMMPAGFSDTRWAADIHLTPDGRHLYSCDRTASILTHFSVSEDGGLLTVTGYQPTETQPRGFNIDHSGKYLVAAGQKSHHIEVYSIDGEQGALTPRARYAVGQGPMWVVIHRLD, from the coding sequence ATGCAACAGATCGTCTATACCGCCAGCCCGGAGAGCCACCAGATCCACGCGTGGCAGCTTGACAGCGAGGGCGCGCTCACGCTGCTCCAGGTCGTGGATGCCCCAGGCCAGGTGCAGCCGATGGTGGTCAGCCCCGATAAGCAGTTTCTCTATGTGGGCGTGCGCCCGGGATTTCGCATCGTAGCGTACCGCATTGACGCCGGGGGTAAGCTGACCGAAGCCGGACAGGCGCCGCTACCCGGCAGCCCAACGCATATCTCAACCGACAAAGCGGGGCGCTTTATCTTCGTTGGCTCTTATAACGATGCCTGCGTCAGCGTGTCGCCGATCGGCGCTGATGGCCTGCCGGGCGAGCCGCTCCAGGTGATTAAAGGGCTGGAGGGCTGCCATTCAGCCAATATCGATCTCAGCAATAAAACGCTGTTTGTTCCGGCGCTGAAGCAGGATCGTATCTGCCTGTTTGACCTGCAAAGCAGCGGTGAGCTTCAGCCGCACCGCCAGGCGCAGGTGACTACCGTGGAAGGTGCCGGGCCGCGCCATATGGTTTTCCACCCCAATCAGCAGTACGCCTACTGCGTCAATGAGCTGGACAGTACCGTGGACGTGTGGCAGCTGGCGAATGCGCATGGCACGGTCGAACGCGTGCAGAGTCTGGACATGATGCCTGCCGGATTCAGCGACACCCGCTGGGCGGCGGATATTCACCTGACGCCGGATGGCCGCCATCTGTACAGCTGCGATCGCACCGCCAGTATCCTGACGCACTTTAGCGTCAGTGAAGACGGTGGGTTGCTGACGGTAACCGGCTATCAGCCAACCGAAACGCAGCCGCGCGGCTTCAACATTGATCACAGCGGGAAATATCTGGTGGCGGCCGGGCAGAAGTCACATCATATCGAAGTGTACAGCATCGACGGCGAGCAGGGCGCACTCACGCCGCGGGCACGCTACGCGGTTGGCCAGGGCCCAATGTGGGTGGTGATTCACCGGCTTGACTGA
- a CDS encoding NADP-dependent oxidoreductase, whose translation MPQDKQTNRRIVLASRPHGAPTEANFRLETGHVPTPAAGQILLRTIWLSLDPYMRGRMSEGPSYVPPVAINEVMGAGTVAIVEHSDHPDYAEGDWVVSNSGWQDFALSDGKDLFKLSGPVLKHPSWALGMLGMPGFTAYMGLLDIGQPQPGETVVVAAATGAVGSIVGQIAKLKGCYVVGIAGGADKCRYAEESLGFDRCLDHRAGDFAESLRRHCPEGIDVYFESVGGKVFSAVLPLMNTKGRIPVCGLIADYNSTEPAAGPNQLPQFQGTILRKRLRVQGFIITQDYGHRFGEFFSQMSQWVAEDRFVFREDSVEGLDHAPETFIGMLEGKNFGKVLIRVAGDQP comes from the coding sequence ATGCCGCAAGATAAACAGACTAATCGCCGCATCGTACTGGCATCCCGCCCGCACGGCGCACCGACAGAAGCTAATTTCCGGCTTGAAACCGGGCACGTTCCGACGCCAGCGGCAGGACAAATTCTGCTGCGCACCATCTGGCTTTCGCTGGACCCGTATATGCGTGGACGGATGAGCGAGGGCCCCTCCTATGTCCCGCCCGTGGCGATTAACGAGGTTATGGGCGCAGGCACCGTCGCCATTGTCGAACACTCTGACCACCCTGACTATGCCGAAGGTGACTGGGTGGTCAGCAACAGCGGATGGCAGGACTTCGCACTCTCTGACGGCAAGGATTTGTTTAAGCTGAGCGGCCCGGTATTAAAGCACCCCTCATGGGCACTCGGGATGCTCGGTATGCCGGGCTTCACCGCCTATATGGGGCTGCTGGATATCGGTCAGCCGCAGCCGGGTGAAACGGTGGTCGTTGCCGCCGCCACCGGCGCGGTAGGATCCATCGTCGGGCAGATTGCGAAATTGAAAGGCTGCTACGTGGTGGGAATTGCGGGCGGCGCCGATAAGTGCCGCTATGCAGAAGAGTCGCTGGGCTTTGACCGCTGTCTGGATCACCGCGCCGGCGATTTCGCGGAATCCCTCAGGCGCCACTGTCCCGAGGGGATTGACGTCTACTTCGAAAGCGTTGGCGGTAAGGTATTCAGTGCGGTACTGCCGCTGATGAATACAAAGGGACGCATACCGGTCTGCGGACTGATTGCCGACTATAACAGTACCGAACCTGCCGCCGGCCCCAACCAGCTGCCACAGTTTCAGGGAACTATCCTGCGCAAACGCCTGCGCGTTCAGGGCTTTATCATTACCCAGGACTATGGCCACCGCTTCGGCGAATTCTTTAGCCAGATGAGTCAGTGGGTGGCAGAAGATCGCTTTGTTTTCCGTGAAGATAGTGTGGAGGGTCTGGACCATGCGCCGGAGACCTTTATCGGCATGCTTGAAGGTAAAAACTTCGGCAAGGTACTGATTCGCGTGGCCGGTGACCAACCCTGA
- the modB gene encoding molybdate ABC transporter permease subunit → MILSEPEWQAVALSLKVSSVAVLFSLPFGILMAWILVRCRFPGKALLDSLIHLPLVLPPVVVGYLLLIGFGRRGVIGAALYDWFGFTFAFSWRGAALASAVVAFPLMVRAIRLSLEGVDAGLEMAARTLGAGRWRVFFTITLPLTLPGVIAGTVLAFARSLGEFGATITFVSNIPGETRTLPSAMYTLIETPGAEDAAARLCIIAIALALGSLLISEWLARWGRKKLGGEC, encoded by the coding sequence ATGATCCTTAGCGAACCGGAATGGCAGGCCGTCGCCCTCAGCCTGAAGGTCTCGTCGGTGGCGGTGTTGTTTAGCCTGCCGTTTGGGATACTGATGGCCTGGATTCTGGTTCGCTGTCGTTTCCCGGGTAAAGCGCTGCTCGACAGTCTGATCCATCTGCCGCTGGTGCTGCCGCCGGTGGTGGTAGGGTATCTGCTGCTGATAGGTTTTGGCCGGCGCGGCGTCATTGGTGCCGCCCTGTATGACTGGTTTGGCTTTACCTTCGCTTTCAGCTGGCGCGGGGCGGCGCTGGCGTCGGCGGTGGTTGCTTTTCCGTTAATGGTTCGCGCCATTCGCCTGTCGCTGGAAGGCGTGGATGCCGGGCTGGAAATGGCGGCGCGCACCCTGGGGGCCGGGCGCTGGCGGGTGTTCTTTACCATTACGCTGCCGCTGACGCTGCCGGGCGTGATTGCCGGAACGGTTCTGGCCTTTGCCCGCTCGCTGGGTGAGTTTGGTGCGACCATTACCTTCGTCTCCAATATCCCGGGTGAAACCCGCACGCTACCTTCCGCCATGTATACCCTGATTGAAACACCCGGTGCGGAAGACGCCGCCGCGCGGCTGTGCATCATTGCTATTGCGCTGGCGCTGGGCTCGCTGCTGATTTCCGAGTGGCTGGCCCGCTGGGGCCGGAAAAAACTGGGGGGAGAATGTTAG
- a CDS encoding pyridoxal phosphatase, with product MSYRVIALDLDGTLLTPQKTILPESLDALNKARQAGAKVVIVTGRHHVAIHPFYQALALNTPAICCNGAYLYDYQAKKVLQSDPLPTAQALRVTEMLDEAAIHGLLYVDDAMLYQHETGHVSRTINWGLSLPEAQRPVFRQVASLAQAAAEAQSIWKFALSHADTTALQQFAQRVEKELGLACEWSWHDQVDIAQAGNSKGRRLAQWVAAEGYQMSDVLAFGDNYNDLSMLETAGLGVAMGNADEAIKARAGRVIGTNLEPGIAETIYREVL from the coding sequence ATGAGCTATCGCGTTATTGCGCTGGACCTGGACGGCACCCTGCTGACGCCGCAAAAAACCATTCTGCCCGAATCGCTGGACGCGTTAAACAAGGCCCGGCAGGCAGGAGCAAAGGTGGTTATCGTTACCGGACGCCACCACGTGGCTATCCATCCTTTTTATCAGGCGCTGGCGCTGAATACACCTGCAATCTGCTGCAACGGTGCCTATTTGTATGATTATCAGGCGAAAAAGGTCTTGCAGTCTGACCCGCTTCCTACCGCTCAGGCGCTGCGGGTGACTGAGATGCTGGATGAGGCCGCCATTCATGGGCTGCTCTACGTGGATGATGCGATGCTTTATCAGCACGAAACCGGGCATGTAAGCCGCACCATTAACTGGGGGCTGTCGCTGCCGGAAGCGCAGCGTCCGGTCTTCAGGCAGGTGGCCAGCCTGGCGCAGGCGGCAGCGGAGGCGCAGTCAATCTGGAAGTTTGCCCTCTCCCACGCCGACACCACCGCGCTCCAGCAGTTTGCGCAGCGGGTGGAAAAGGAACTGGGCCTGGCCTGTGAATGGTCATGGCACGATCAGGTGGATATTGCCCAGGCGGGCAACAGTAAAGGCCGCCGTCTGGCGCAGTGGGTTGCCGCTGAGGGCTACCAGATGAGCGACGTACTGGCGTTTGGTGATAATTACAACGACCTCAGCATGCTGGAAACGGCGGGGCTGGGGGTGGCGATGGGTAACGCCGATGAGGCGATTAAAGCCCGGGCGGGCCGGGTCATTGGCACCAACCTGGAACCGGGCATCGCCGAAACAATCTATCGCGAAGTGCTGTAA
- the modC gene encoding molybdenum ABC transporter ATP-binding protein ModC translates to MLELCFSQRLGDHQLELDVQLPAQGITAIFGVSGAGKTSLINAIGGLTQPQQGRIVLNGRVLSDAAAGVHLPPERRRIGYVFQDARLFPHYRVRGNLQYGMAKSMRAQFDALVGLLGLEALLTRYPASLSGGEKQRVAIGRALLTAPEVLLMDEPLASLDLPRKRELLPWLQRLAGQVAIPILYVSHSLDEILQLADSVLVLDNGRVKASGPLEKVWASSAMRPWLPRADLSSVLRVQVLEQHPRYEMTALSLGDQHIWVSRVNAPVKTPLRIRIQSADVSLVLQPPVNSSIRNVIPAQVTELLTVEDQIEVKLRIGQSELWARITPWARDELMIKTGMWLYAQIKSVSLTTDYSTSR, encoded by the coding sequence ATGTTAGAACTCTGCTTCAGCCAGCGTCTTGGCGACCATCAGCTCGAACTGGACGTTCAGCTCCCTGCGCAGGGGATCACCGCTATCTTCGGCGTGTCCGGCGCGGGAAAAACCTCGCTGATTAATGCGATTGGTGGTCTGACGCAACCGCAACAGGGGCGCATCGTACTGAATGGCCGGGTGCTGAGCGATGCCGCCGCCGGGGTGCATTTGCCGCCCGAGCGGCGGCGCATCGGCTACGTGTTCCAGGACGCGCGCCTTTTCCCGCACTATCGCGTGCGCGGAAATCTGCAATACGGTATGGCGAAAAGTATGCGCGCCCAGTTTGATGCGCTGGTCGGGCTGCTGGGGCTGGAGGCGCTGCTGACGCGCTATCCGGCATCGCTTTCCGGCGGCGAAAAACAGCGCGTGGCCATTGGCCGGGCGCTGCTCACCGCCCCGGAGGTGCTACTGATGGATGAGCCGCTGGCCTCGCTGGATCTGCCCCGCAAGCGTGAGCTGCTGCCCTGGCTCCAGCGGCTGGCAGGGCAGGTGGCTATCCCGATCCTCTACGTTAGCCACAGCCTGGATGAAATCCTCCAGCTGGCCGATAGCGTGCTGGTGCTGGATAATGGCCGGGTTAAGGCGTCGGGCCCGCTGGAAAAGGTGTGGGCCAGCAGCGCAATGCGCCCCTGGCTGCCGCGCGCCGATCTGAGCAGCGTGCTGCGCGTCCAGGTTCTGGAGCAGCATCCCCGCTATGAAATGACCGCGCTGTCGCTGGGCGATCAGCATATCTGGGTCAGCCGGGTAAATGCCCCAGTGAAAACGCCCCTGCGCATCCGCATTCAGTCCGCTGACGTCTCGCTGGTGCTACAGCCTCCGGTTAACAGCTCGATCCGCAACGTCATCCCGGCGCAGGTGACCGAGCTGCTGACGGTGGAGGATCAGATTGAAGTCAAACTGCGCATCGGGCAGAGCGAGCTGTGGGCGCGGATCACGCCCTGGGCACGGGACGAACTGATGATTAAAACGGGCATGTGGCTGTACGCGCAAATCAAAAGCGTCTCACTCACCACGGATTACAGCACTTCGCGATAG